The following coding sequences lie in one Notolabrus celidotus isolate fNotCel1 chromosome 20, fNotCel1.pri, whole genome shotgun sequence genomic window:
- the carhsp1 gene encoding calcium-regulated heat-stable protein 1, with the protein MMSSQPTPIQGSRPMTPPLNSAGSPRSPESLQPPACRHRDRSSSPMRGYLIPSPLPTRRNRTCSATARASEGPQFAGVCKCFSRSKGHGFITPSDGGNDIFVHISDIEGEYVPVEGDEVSYKVCSIPPKHEKIQAVEVTITHLNPGTKHETWAGHIVSS; encoded by the exons ATGATGTCATCTCAGCCTACACCCATCCAAGGGTCACGCCCGATGACCCCACCGCTGAACTCTGCAGGGTCTCCACGTTCTCCAG AGTCCCTGCAGCCTCCtgcctgcagacacagagaccGTTCCTCCTCCCCCATGAGAGGCTACCTCATCCCCAGCCCTCTTCCCACACGCAGAAACAGAACCTGCTCTGC aacgGCTCGTGCGTCCGAGGGTCCGCAGTTTGCTGGTGTGTGCAAATGTTTTTCCCGCTCCAAAGGCCATGGCTTCATTACGCCATCCGATGGGGGCAACGACATCTTTGTACACATCTcaga CATCGAGGGTGAGTATGTGCCCGTGGAAGGCGACGAGGTGAGCTACAAAGTCTGCTCAATCCCTCCCAAACATGAGAAGATCCAGGCGGTGGAGGTGACCATAACCCACCTCAACCCTGGAACTAAGCACGAGACCTGGGCGGGACACATTGTCAGCAGCTGA